The following coding sequences lie in one Arachis ipaensis cultivar K30076 chromosome B03, Araip1.1, whole genome shotgun sequence genomic window:
- the LOC107630032 gene encoding phospholipase A1-IIdelta yields the protein MADSTTTPTWHQLLGSNNWENLLDPLHPHLLNLILRCGDFIQATYDAFNNDKNSPYCGSSRYGKPSFFKKVMFDDLESYTVACFLYGTARVSVPEALLLHSLSREAWDRESNWIGYIAVTTDEVSKKLNRREIYVVWRGTTRDFEWIDVFGAAPESATGLLNAKSLRNLDKAKDGDGSSSSDSEEDDDVPKVMKGWLTIYTSEDPKSPFTKLSARTQVLTKVKALLKLYKDENPSVVLVGHSLGASLSIVSAFDLVENGITDVPVAAFVFGSPQIGNKAFNERVKSFNNLRVLHVRNVIDVIPHYPGRLLGYEYTGVELEIDTRKSPNLKDSKNPSDWHNLQAMLHVVAGWNGKHGEFKLRVKRSLALVNKSCEFLKDEYRVPGLWWVEKNKGMVKRDDGEWVLDAPEEEDMPVPEDYD from the exons ATGGCAGATTCCACAACAACCCCCACATGGCACCAACTCTTGGGAAGCAACAACTGGGAGAATCTCCTTGACCCCCTCCACCCTCACCTCCTCAACCTCATCCTCCGCTGCGGCGACTTCATCCAAGCCACCTATGACGCCTTCAACAACGACAAAAACTCCCCCTACTGCGGCTCCAGCCGTTACGGGAAGCCCTCTTTCTTCAAGAAAGTCATGTTTGATGATCTCGAAAGTTACACTGTCGCGTGCTTTCTGTACGGCACCGCGCGCGTGTCCGTCCCCGAAGCGCTTCTTCTGCACTCCCTTTCACGTGAGGCGTGGGACCGCGAGTCCAACTGGATCGGGTACATAGCTGTGACGACTGATGAGGTCAGCAAGAAGTTGAACCGGCGTGAGATCTATGTTGTGTGGCGCGGCACCACCCGGGACTTTGAGTGGATTGATGTGTTTGGAGCTGCTCCTGAATCTGCAACCGGCTTGTTGAATGCTAAGAGTTTAag AAACTTGGACAAAGCCAAAGACGGAGACGGCAGTAGCAGTAGCGACAGCGAGGAAGACGACGACGTCCCCAAAGTAATGAAGGGTTGGCTAACAATCTACACCTCCGAAGATCCAAAATCTCCATTCACAAAACTAAGCGCAAGGACACAAGTCTTAACCAAAGTGAAAGCCTTGTTGAAACTCTACAAAGACGAGAACCCTAGCGTGGTCCTGGTAGGGCACAGCCTAGGTGCATCCTTATCCATCGTGAGCGCTTTCGACCTCGTTGAAAACGGCATCACCGACGTCCCCGTCGCCGCTTTCGTCTTTGGTTCACCCCAAATTGGGAACAAGGCATTCAACGAGAGAGTGAAGAGTTTCAATAACTTGAGGGTTCTTCACGTGAGAAACGTGATTGACGTAATTCCTCATTACCCAGGGAGGCTGCTAGGGTACGAATATACTGGCGTGGAGCTCGAGATCGATACGCGAAAATCGCCGAATCTGAAGGACTCGAAGAACCCTAGCGACTGGCATAACCTGCAGGCAATGCTGCATGTGGTGGCGGGGTGGAATGGGAAGCATGGTGAGTTTAAGTTGAGAGTGAAGAGAAGCTTGGCTCTTGTGAACAAGTCTTGTGAGTTCTTGAAGGATGAGTACCGCGTGCCTGGGTTATGGTGGGTTGAGAAGAATAAAGGGATGGTGAAAAGGGACGATGGTGAGTGGGTCCTGGATGCCCCAGAAGAGGAGGACATGCCTGTGCCTGAAGATTATGATTGA
- the LOC107632746 gene encoding uncharacterized protein LOC107632746, producing MFGGFIQFQTKYVTDEASMQEMFSMYIENRAQIAFIELYVEFEQSDADRNIVREDYNSDSEEEFESNYEFVGPDGDEDQGDGNTAPDVTEVANALANEHRTGGRAVQVTESLVQPLYKYLLEVPMVADGEFVVGMEFSSREAVIKAIKDYTIRRSVDYRVYESEPLTFYAKCTQYGSGCDWLIRVSMISRKYCWVIRRYNGSHTCTRATISQDHSKLDSITIAEVIKPLVEADPSLKVKSVIAEVQSKFNYTVSYRKAWLAKQKAVEKIFGGWEASFEALPIWFQAMCHKEPSVVVHFETMPAYQGDEVVRDIQVLHRVFWSYYPCIRAFRHCKPIVQVDGTHLYGKYKGCLLVAVSQDGNNNIVPIAFAIVEGETSDAWHFFLSNLRQHVVTRDGVGLISDRHESINAAVERSNGAWSPPRAFHMFCIRHIESNFLRKFKAPYLQKLVVNIGYSRTVREYEVRYQRLWERGEAYTNWLNRIPREQYALAFDGGYRWGHMTTNLVECINSVLKGARNLPVTALVKATFYRLNELFTRKRAEAEARINAGHVFSDVVTSKLHANQISSGNIQVSCFDRQNEVFEVREMPSGLEFAVDLRGLRCDCGEFQVDRIPCRHVFACCANQRLDWKLYMHDVYKMEQIRRVYRARFRPLGNPTTWPAYHGPRFVPNPYLRHVSKGRPRMTCFLNEMDTRMLRRPRRCTLCGAEGHSRSRCRRSAGTNADGDAQ from the exons ATGTTTGGTGGATTCATccagtttcaaaccaaatatgtgACGGACGAGGCgagcatgcaagagatgttttcaatgtatattgaaaacCGGGCTCAGATCGCGTTcatcgagttgtatgttgagtttgaacaatcTGATGCTGACCGGAATATTGTAAgggaagattataatagtgacagtgaagaagagttcgaaagTAACTACGAGTTTGTTGGTCCAGATGGAGATGAAGATCAAGGTGATGGAAATACGGCTCCAGATGTGACAGAGGTGGCAAATGCACTTGCAAACGAA CATAGAACCGGCGGTCGAGCAGTTCAGGTGACTGAGTCACTGGTTCAACCGCTG TATAAGTACTTATTAG AGGTTCCTATGGTCGCAGATGGTGAGTTTGTCGTGGGTATGGAGTTCAGTTCCAGGGAAGCTGTTATTAAGGCGATAAAGGATTACACCATACGACGAAGCGTTGACTACcgggtgtatgagtctgagccatTGACATTTTATGCGAAATGTACACAGTATGGGTCCGGctgtgattggcttatcagggtTAGCATGATCAGCAGGAAGTACTGTTGGGTTATAAGGAGGTATAATGGTAGTCACACCTGTACCAGAGCCACCATTTCACAGGATCATTCGAAACTGGATTCTATCACAATTGCGGAGGTGATAAAGCCTTTGGTTGAGGCTGACCCCTCCTTGAAGGTAAAGTCGGTTATAGCAGAAGTGCAATCGAAGTTCAACTACACCGTCAGTTACcggaaagcatggttggctaagcaaaagGCAGTTGAAAAAATATTTGGTGGTTGGGAGGCATCTTTTGAAGCGTTGCCTATATGGTTCCAGGCCATGTGTCATAAGGAGCCATCAGTTGTTGTCCATTTTGAGACAATGCCTGCATATCAAGGCGATGAGGTGGTGCGTGATATTCAAGTACTGCATCGAGTATTTTGGAGTTATTACCCCTGTATTAGGGCATTCAGACATTGTAAGCCAATTGTCCAGGTGGATGGGACTCACTTGTATGGAAAGTATAAGGGTTGTCTACTGGTGGCAGTTTCACAAGATGGCAACAACAACATCGTCCCAATTGCGTTCGCTATtgtggagggagagacttctgatgcTTGGCACTTCTTCCTTAGTAACCTTCGTCAACATGTTGTCACTCGGGATGGTGTGGGTCTAATATCCGACCGACACGAATCTATCAATGCAGCAGTGGAACGCAGTAACGGAGCTTGGTCACCTCCTAGAGCTTTTCATATGTTCTGCATCAGGCATATAGAGTCGAATTTTCTGCGTAAATTCAAGGCACCGTACCTCCAAAAATTGGTCGTCAACATTG GATATTCGAGGACGGTGCGAGAGTACGAAGTGCGTTACCAGCGATTATGGGAACGGGGGGAAGCGTATACAAACTGGTTAAACCGAATTCCTCGCGAACAGTATGCATTGGCATTTGATGGTGGATACCGATGGGGTCACATGACAACGAATCTAGTGGAATGCATCAATTCAGTGttgaagggtgcacgcaatctTCCTGTTACTGCTCTTGTCAAGGCAACATTCTACAGGCTAAACGAGCTGTTCACCAGAAAGAGAGCGGAGGCAGAAGCGCGGATTAATGCTGGCCATGTGTTCTCCGATGTCGTGACCTCCAAGTTGCATGCAAACCAAATTTCTTCAGGAAATATTCAGGTCAGTTGCTTTGACCGGCAGAATGAGGTCTTTGAGGTGCGTGAGATGCCAAGCGGACTAGAGTTTGCAGTCGATCTACGTGGCCTACGATGTGACTGCGGTGAGTTCCAGGTGGACCGGATCCCCTGCAGACATGTGTTCGCATGTTGCGCCAATCAGCGACTGGATTGGAAACTGTATATGCATGATGTGTATAAGATGGAGCAAATTCGGCGGGTGTATCGAGCAAGATTTAGGCCGCTAGGTAACCCGACGACATGGCCTGCGTACCACGGTCCTCGCTTCGTACCGAATCCATATCTGAGACACGTCTCGAAAGGTCGGCCCAGGATGACGtgcttcttgaatgagatggacacgcGAATGTTACGTCGTCCTAGGCGATGTACGCTATGTGGAGCTGAGGGACATAGTCGTAGCAGATGCCGTCGGTCAGCTGGTACAAATGCCGACGGAGATGCTCAGTAG